In one window of Microbacterium sp. PM5 DNA:
- a CDS encoding response regulator has translation MTEQEPSTTPTASSPRRVVVAEDESLIRLDIVEILRDNGFDVVGEAGDGETAVQLATELRPDLVIMDVKMPVLDGISAAEKLSKNHIAPVVLLTAFSQKELVERASEAGALAYVVKPFTPNDLLPAIEIALARYEQIITLEAEVADMVERFETRKLVDRAKGLLNEKMGLSEPEAFRWIQKASMDRRLTMQDVAKAIIEQLSPKKG, from the coding sequence GTGACTGAGCAGGAACCGAGCACGACTCCCACGGCATCCTCCCCGCGACGCGTCGTCGTCGCCGAGGACGAATCGCTGATCCGCCTCGACATCGTCGAGATTCTCCGCGACAACGGCTTCGACGTCGTGGGGGAGGCCGGTGACGGGGAGACCGCCGTGCAGCTGGCGACCGAGCTGCGCCCGGACCTCGTCATCATGGACGTGAAGATGCCCGTCCTCGACGGCATCAGCGCCGCCGAGAAGCTCAGCAAGAACCACATCGCCCCCGTCGTGCTGCTGACCGCGTTCAGCCAGAAGGAGCTCGTCGAGCGGGCCAGCGAGGCCGGCGCCCTGGCCTACGTGGTCAAGCCCTTCACCCCCAACGACCTGCTCCCGGCGATCGAGATCGCCCTCGCGCGGTACGAGCAGATCATCACCCTCGAGGCCGAGGTCGCCGACATGGTCGAGCGCTTCGAGACCCGTAAGCTCGTCGACCGCGCCAAGGGCCTGCTCAACGAGAAGATGGGCCTGAGCGAGCCCGAGGCGTTCCGCTGGATCCAGAAGGCCTCGATGGACCGCCGCCTGACGATGCAGGACGTCGCCAAGGCGATCATCGAGCAGCTCTCGCCAAAGAAGGGCTGA
- a CDS encoding hotdog fold thioesterase produces MTAENSPVDDGMDWARQRGMGALAEKMGIEFTEFSIQRSVATMPVEGNTQPVGLLHGGAYVVLGESLGSMAANLHAGPGRLAVGVDINATHTRSATSGVVTGVCTPVHLGRSLTVHEIVVTDDQGRRCSTIRITNMIRERTPS; encoded by the coding sequence ATGACCGCTGAGAACTCCCCTGTCGACGACGGCATGGATTGGGCGCGTCAGCGCGGAATGGGAGCCCTCGCCGAGAAGATGGGCATCGAGTTCACGGAGTTCAGCATCCAGCGCTCCGTCGCGACGATGCCGGTCGAGGGCAACACCCAACCTGTCGGACTGCTGCACGGCGGCGCGTACGTCGTTCTCGGGGAGTCTCTCGGCTCCATGGCGGCCAATCTCCACGCCGGCCCCGGTCGACTCGCCGTCGGCGTCGACATCAACGCGACCCACACGCGATCGGCCACGAGCGGCGTCGTCACCGGGGTCTGCACCCCTGTGCATCTCGGCCGCAGCCTCACGGTCCACGAGATCGTCGTGACCGACGATCAGGGGCGGCGCTGCTCGACGATCCGCATCACGAACATGATCAGGGAGCGCACGCCGTCCTGA
- the pyk gene encoding pyruvate kinase, producing MRRAKIVATLGPATESYEMIRAIIDAGVDVTRMNLSHGSYAEHEVRFANVRKAADDAGRAVAILVDLQGPKIRLGKFSDGPHDLAVGDTFRITTEDVVGTRDLVGTTFKGLAGDVKPGDFLLIDDGKVRVQVESVDGPVVTTKVIVAGTVSNNKGINLPGVAVSVPALSEKDESDLRWGLQAGADLIALSFVRDAADITRVHEIMAEEGRKVPVIAKIEKPQAVDNLEEIIDAFDGIMVARGDLAVELPLEAVPVVQKRAVEMCRRMAKPVIVATQMLESMTHAPVPTRAEASDVANAVLDGADAVMLSGETSVGDYPVVTVQTMARIVESTEEHGLERIRPFSAKPRTQGGILTLAANEVAEFIEAKYIAIFTESGDTARRMSRLRPGIPMMAFAVDPAIRRRMALTWGVQSTLVEHVAHTDMMFMQVDEFFLGQGLAQEGDKVVVISGSPPGIIGSTNDIRVHRIGDAVHGKAPIYQSEK from the coding sequence GTGAGACGCGCGAAGATCGTCGCAACCCTGGGTCCGGCCACCGAATCGTATGAGATGATCCGCGCGATCATCGATGCGGGCGTGGACGTCACCCGAATGAACCTGAGCCACGGCTCCTACGCCGAGCACGAAGTCCGCTTCGCGAACGTGCGCAAGGCCGCTGACGACGCGGGCCGCGCCGTCGCCATTCTCGTCGACCTGCAGGGCCCAAAGATCCGCCTCGGCAAGTTCAGCGACGGACCCCACGATCTCGCTGTCGGCGACACGTTCCGCATCACCACGGAGGACGTCGTCGGCACGCGCGACCTCGTCGGCACCACCTTCAAGGGCCTCGCCGGCGACGTGAAGCCCGGTGACTTCCTCCTCATCGACGACGGCAAGGTGCGCGTCCAGGTGGAGAGCGTCGACGGCCCCGTCGTCACGACCAAGGTCATCGTGGCGGGCACCGTCTCCAACAACAAGGGCATCAACCTTCCGGGCGTCGCCGTCAGCGTCCCGGCTCTCTCCGAGAAGGACGAGTCGGACCTGCGCTGGGGTCTCCAGGCCGGCGCCGACCTCATCGCGCTGTCGTTCGTGCGCGACGCCGCCGACATCACCCGCGTGCACGAGATCATGGCGGAGGAGGGACGCAAAGTCCCCGTCATCGCCAAGATCGAGAAGCCGCAGGCCGTCGACAACCTCGAGGAGATCATCGATGCCTTCGACGGCATCATGGTCGCGCGCGGCGACCTCGCAGTCGAGCTGCCGCTGGAAGCCGTGCCGGTCGTCCAGAAGCGCGCCGTCGAGATGTGCCGCCGCATGGCCAAGCCCGTCATCGTCGCGACGCAGATGCTCGAGTCGATGACCCACGCTCCGGTGCCCACGCGCGCCGAGGCCTCGGACGTCGCCAACGCCGTCCTCGACGGCGCGGACGCCGTCATGCTCTCCGGCGAGACGAGCGTCGGCGACTACCCGGTCGTCACCGTGCAGACGATGGCCCGCATCGTCGAGTCGACCGAGGAGCACGGCCTGGAGCGGATCCGCCCCTTCAGCGCCAAGCCGCGCACACAGGGCGGCATCCTGACCCTCGCCGCGAACGAGGTCGCCGAGTTCATCGAGGCGAAGTACATCGCCATCTTCACGGAGTCCGGGGACACCGCCCGTCGCATGTCGCGGCTGCGCCCCGGCATCCCGATGATGGCCTTCGCCGTCGACCCGGCCATCCGTCGCCGCATGGCGCTCACGTGGGGCGTGCAGTCGACCCTCGTGGAGCACGTTGCGCACACCGACATGATGTTCATGCAGGTCGATGAGTTCTTCCTCGGCCAGGGCCTCGCCCAGGAAGGGGACAAGGTCGTCGTGATCTCGGGTTCCCCTCCCGGAATCATCGGCTCGACCAACGACATCCGGGTGCACCGGATCGGCGACGCCGTTCACGGCAAGGCGCCGATCTACCAGTCGGAGAAGTAG
- the gltB gene encoding glutamate synthase large subunit: MRPASGFPAKQGMYNPAFEKDACGLAMVATLRGEPGHDIVELALTALRNLEHRGAIGSDAGTGDGAGILTQMPDAFLRAVVDFELPPVGQYAAGMAFLPLDEATRAETKAGVEAVAAAEGLTVLGWREVPTEQEHLGKLAFEARPHFEQLFVSRPAVGDAPALSGIDLDRRVYRLRKRARREHDAYFVSLSSRTLGYKGMVTTLQLEPFYPDLQDERFQSELAVVHSRYSTNTFPSWPLAQPLRMLAHNGEINTVGANRNWMRARQSQLESELIGDIRPLLPICTEGASDSASFDEVLELLTLTGRSLPHAVMMMVPEAYEKQADIAPDLRAFYEYHSMQMEPWDGPAALIFTDGTLVGATLDRNGLRPGRWTETTDGLVVIGSETGVLDFAPERIKRRGRLRPGRMFVVDTAQRRIIEDDEVKAELAALQPWQEWLDAGRVRLKELPEREHIVHPIASITRRQRTFGYTEEEVRILLTPMGQTGAEPLGAMGSDTPIAVLSERPRLLFDYFVQQFAQVTNPPLDSIREEVVTSLALGLGPERNLLEWGPEHTRTITLDFPVIDNDELAKLQNIDKALPGRRSATIRGLYHLEHGEDALERRLEEISAEVDAAIADGAEFIILSDRDSNKDLVPIPSLLMLSAVHHHLIRQENRMKVGLVVEAGDVREVHHVATLIGYGASAVNPYLAMETVEYLVRAGFITGITPEKAVKNLIYALGKGVLKIMSKMGISTVSSYAGSQVFEAVGLSEEFVRKYFTGTETKLGGVGVREIAVENQARHDYAYPEDGAARAHERLWTGGEYQWRRDGAPHLFTPDTVFRLQHSTRTRRYDIFREYTKLVDDQAAELKTLRGMFRLKTGVRPPVPIDEVEPVSSIVKRFSTGAMSYGSISKEAHETLAIAMNSIGAKSNTGEGGEDVERLLDPQRRSAIKQVASGRFGVTSMYLTHADDIQIKLAQGAKPGEGGQLPPGKVYPWIARTRGGTPGVGLISPPPHHDIYSIEDLKQLIFDVKRANPKARVHVKLVSQSGIGAVAAGTAKALADVILVSGHDGGTGASPLNSLKHAGTPWELGLAETQQTLMLNDMRDRVVVQADGQLKTGRDVVIAALLGAEEFGFATTALVVEGCIMMRVCHLDTCPVGVATQNPVLRSRFTGKPEFVVNFMEFLAQEVREYLAELGFRSIEEAVGHSEMLDMNGAIDHWKASGLDLTPILEGPAFAQDVPRRHLRNQEHELDHHFDVPLIERAQDVIAHGGHFSIDLPIRNTERAVGTMLGNRVTLAHGEHGLPAGTIEINLTGSAGQSFGAFLPSGITLRLEGDSNDYVGKGLSGGEIIVRPPRGATFDAAQNVIAGNVIGYGATQGTLFLRGVVGERFLVRNSGATAVVEGVGDHALEYMTGGLAVILGPTGRNLGAGMSGGTAYIYKLDRALVNREALASGELELLEMGSGDVEILRDLLQRHVTETDSVLAAALLDDLEAEAANFVRVLPRDYAAVLQTRQEAAAEGLDPDSDVVWTRILEVTGG; the protein is encoded by the coding sequence ATGCGCCCCGCATCGGGATTTCCCGCCAAGCAGGGTATGTACAACCCGGCCTTCGAGAAGGACGCCTGTGGTCTGGCGATGGTGGCCACGCTCCGTGGCGAGCCGGGCCACGACATCGTCGAGCTCGCGCTGACGGCGCTGCGCAACCTCGAGCACCGCGGGGCCATCGGCTCCGACGCCGGTACCGGTGATGGCGCCGGCATCCTGACGCAGATGCCCGACGCGTTCCTGCGCGCCGTGGTGGACTTCGAGCTGCCCCCGGTCGGGCAGTACGCCGCCGGCATGGCGTTCCTTCCGCTCGACGAGGCCACACGCGCCGAGACGAAGGCGGGTGTGGAGGCCGTCGCCGCCGCGGAAGGTCTCACGGTTCTCGGCTGGCGCGAGGTGCCGACCGAGCAGGAGCACCTCGGCAAGCTCGCCTTCGAGGCGCGACCCCACTTCGAGCAGCTGTTCGTGTCACGCCCCGCCGTCGGCGACGCTCCCGCCCTGAGCGGGATCGACCTCGACCGCCGCGTCTATCGGCTGCGCAAGCGCGCCCGCCGCGAGCACGACGCCTACTTCGTGTCGCTGAGCTCCCGCACCCTCGGGTACAAGGGCATGGTCACGACGCTCCAGCTCGAGCCGTTCTATCCCGATCTGCAGGACGAGCGCTTCCAGAGCGAGCTCGCCGTCGTGCACTCCCGCTACTCGACCAACACGTTCCCGTCGTGGCCGCTCGCCCAGCCGCTGCGGATGCTCGCGCACAACGGCGAGATCAACACGGTCGGCGCCAACCGCAACTGGATGCGCGCCCGCCAGTCCCAGCTCGAGTCCGAGCTGATCGGCGACATCCGCCCGCTGCTGCCGATCTGCACGGAAGGCGCAAGCGACTCGGCATCCTTCGACGAGGTGCTCGAGCTGCTGACGCTGACGGGTCGCAGCCTGCCGCACGCGGTGATGATGATGGTGCCGGAAGCCTACGAGAAGCAGGCCGACATCGCGCCGGACCTTCGCGCGTTCTACGAGTACCACTCGATGCAGATGGAGCCCTGGGACGGCCCCGCCGCCCTCATCTTCACCGACGGCACCCTCGTCGGCGCGACGCTGGACCGCAACGGTCTGCGCCCGGGTCGCTGGACGGAGACCACCGACGGACTCGTCGTCATCGGCAGCGAGACCGGTGTGCTGGACTTCGCACCGGAGCGCATCAAGCGCCGGGGGCGTCTGCGCCCCGGACGCATGTTCGTGGTCGACACCGCCCAGCGTCGCATCATCGAGGACGACGAGGTCAAGGCTGAGCTGGCCGCACTGCAGCCGTGGCAGGAATGGCTGGATGCCGGTCGCGTGCGCCTGAAGGAGCTGCCCGAGCGCGAGCACATCGTGCACCCGATCGCCTCGATCACCCGCCGTCAGCGCACCTTCGGATACACCGAGGAGGAGGTGCGCATCCTTCTCACGCCCATGGGTCAGACCGGCGCCGAGCCGCTCGGCGCCATGGGATCGGACACGCCCATCGCGGTGCTCAGCGAGCGTCCGCGCCTGCTGTTCGACTACTTCGTGCAGCAGTTCGCGCAGGTGACCAACCCGCCGCTGGACTCGATCCGTGAAGAGGTCGTGACCTCGCTCGCCCTCGGGCTCGGCCCCGAGCGCAACCTCCTGGAGTGGGGCCCCGAGCACACGCGCACGATCACCCTCGACTTCCCGGTGATCGACAACGACGAACTGGCGAAGCTGCAGAACATCGACAAGGCACTGCCCGGGCGTCGCTCCGCGACCATCCGCGGCCTGTATCACCTGGAGCACGGCGAGGATGCCCTCGAGCGCCGCCTCGAGGAGATCTCCGCCGAGGTGGACGCCGCGATCGCCGACGGCGCCGAGTTCATCATCCTGAGCGACCGCGACTCCAACAAGGACCTGGTGCCGATTCCGTCGCTGCTCATGCTCTCGGCCGTTCACCACCACCTCATCCGCCAGGAGAACCGGATGAAGGTGGGCCTGGTGGTCGAGGCCGGTGATGTGCGCGAGGTGCACCACGTGGCCACGCTCATCGGCTACGGCGCTTCGGCCGTCAACCCGTACCTGGCGATGGAAACCGTCGAGTACCTCGTTCGGGCCGGGTTCATCACGGGGATCACCCCCGAGAAGGCCGTCAAGAACCTCATCTACGCGCTGGGCAAGGGCGTGCTGAAGATCATGTCGAAGATGGGCATCTCCACGGTGTCGTCGTATGCCGGGTCGCAGGTCTTCGAGGCCGTGGGCCTGTCGGAGGAGTTCGTCCGCAAGTACTTCACGGGTACCGAGACGAAACTCGGCGGCGTCGGGGTGCGCGAGATCGCGGTCGAGAACCAGGCCCGCCACGACTACGCGTATCCCGAGGACGGCGCCGCACGCGCACACGAGCGGCTGTGGACCGGCGGCGAGTATCAGTGGCGCCGCGACGGTGCACCGCACCTGTTCACGCCCGACACGGTCTTCCGCCTGCAGCACTCGACGCGCACGCGGCGCTACGACATCTTCCGGGAGTACACGAAGCTCGTCGACGACCAGGCGGCAGAGCTCAAGACCCTCCGCGGCATGTTCCGCCTGAAGACCGGCGTGCGTCCGCCGGTACCGATCGACGAGGTGGAGCCCGTCTCCTCGATCGTCAAGCGTTTCTCCACGGGTGCGATGAGCTACGGCTCGATCTCGAAGGAAGCGCACGAGACCCTCGCCATCGCGATGAACTCGATCGGGGCGAAGTCGAACACGGGTGAGGGCGGCGAGGATGTCGAGCGCCTTCTCGACCCGCAGCGTCGCAGCGCCATCAAGCAGGTCGCCTCGGGGCGTTTCGGTGTGACGAGCATGTACCTCACGCACGCCGACGACATCCAGATCAAGCTCGCCCAGGGGGCGAAGCCGGGCGAAGGGGGCCAGCTGCCTCCCGGAAAGGTCTACCCGTGGATCGCGCGGACGCGCGGCGGCACCCCCGGCGTCGGCCTCATCTCGCCCCCGCCGCACCACGACATCTACTCGATCGAAGACCTCAAGCAGCTGATCTTCGACGTCAAGCGTGCGAACCCGAAGGCGCGCGTTCACGTCAAGCTCGTGAGCCAGTCGGGCATCGGGGCCGTCGCCGCGGGAACCGCGAAGGCTCTCGCCGACGTCATCCTCGTCTCGGGACACGACGGCGGCACGGGTGCGAGCCCGCTGAACTCGCTGAAGCACGCCGGCACGCCGTGGGAGCTGGGTCTGGCCGAGACGCAGCAGACGCTCATGCTCAACGACATGCGCGACCGTGTCGTCGTTCAGGCCGACGGTCAGCTCAAGACCGGCCGCGACGTCGTCATCGCCGCGCTGCTGGGCGCCGAGGAGTTCGGCTTCGCCACCACCGCGCTCGTGGTCGAGGGCTGCATCATGATGCGCGTCTGCCACCTCGACACCTGCCCGGTCGGTGTGGCGACGCAAAACCCGGTGCTGCGCAGCCGCTTCACCGGCAAGCCGGAGTTCGTCGTCAACTTCATGGAGTTCCTCGCCCAGGAAGTGCGCGAGTACCTCGCCGAGCTGGGCTTCCGCTCGATCGAAGAGGCGGTCGGCCACTCCGAGATGCTCGACATGAACGGCGCGATCGACCACTGGAAGGCCAGCGGACTCGATCTGACGCCGATCCTGGAGGGCCCGGCGTTCGCCCAGGACGTGCCGCGTCGCCACCTGCGCAACCAGGAGCACGAGCTGGACCACCACTTCGATGTACCGCTGATCGAGCGCGCTCAGGACGTCATCGCCCACGGCGGGCACTTCTCCATCGACCTGCCGATCCGCAACACCGAACGTGCCGTGGGCACGATGCTCGGCAACCGGGTCACCCTCGCTCACGGCGAGCACGGCCTGCCGGCGGGCACCATCGAGATCAATCTCACCGGCTCGGCCGGTCAGTCCTTCGGCGCCTTCCTGCCGTCGGGCATCACCCTGCGACTCGAGGGCGACTCGAACGACTACGTCGGCAAGGGACTGTCGGGAGGCGAGATCATCGTCCGCCCGCCCCGCGGCGCGACCTTCGATGCGGCGCAGAACGTCATCGCGGGCAACGTGATCGGCTACGGCGCCACGCAGGGCACACTGTTCCTGCGCGGAGTGGTGGGGGAGCGCTTCCTCGTGCGCAACTCGGGGGCGACCGCCGTCGTCGAGGGTGTCGGCGACCACGCGCTCGAGTACATGACCGGCGGCCTGGCCGTCATCCTCGGACCGACCGGGCGCAACCTCGGAGCCGGCATGTCGGGCGGCACCGCGTACATCTACAAGCTCGACCGCGCTCTCGTGAACCGCGAGGCGCTCGCCAGCGGCGAACTCGAGCTGCTGGAGATGGGTTCGGGTGACGTCGAGATCCTGCGCGATCTCCTTCAACGGCACGTGACCGAGACCGACTCGGTGCTCGCAGCCGCTCTCTTGGACGATCTCGAGGCCGAGGCCGCGAACTTCGTCCGTGTCCTGCCGCGCGACTACGCCGCGGTACTGCAGACCCGCCAGGAGGCGGCCGCCGAGGGGCTCGACCCCGACAGCGACGTCGTCTGGACCCGCATCCTGGAGGTGACCGGTGGCTGA
- a CDS encoding ATP-binding protein, with protein sequence MRIVHVAVDNWRNFKSLEFDLGDRLFVVGPNASGKSNLLDIFRFLADVAGPGGLATAVERRDGISKIRSLFARNNAGGRLVMDVRLKDDDVDWRYRLAIRGEKGGLNRPIVYEELVERDGEVLLSRPDQSDNRDAERLTQTHLEQIAQNESFRPLAEFFSRAQYFHLVPQIIRNPGRLSVESADPYGGDFITRINSFSAKTRDAWLRRMTIALSAAVPEFESLSLEIDSAGRPHLVAGYRNWRKRPARQSEVDFSDGTLRLVGLLWTLVSTPANAGVLLLEEPELSLNAAIVRLIPTMLASVQRDRAMQVVMSTHAPELLDDEGVRASEVLVLRVTNDGTFAEPLSSIAGVEGELSAGLPKSEIVSSLISPTDLDELLNIGRTRR encoded by the coding sequence ATGAGAATTGTTCACGTCGCAGTTGATAATTGGAGAAACTTCAAGAGCCTTGAGTTCGACCTCGGAGACAGGCTCTTTGTTGTGGGACCCAATGCATCGGGCAAGTCCAATCTCCTCGATATCTTCAGGTTCCTCGCGGATGTCGCAGGGCCAGGAGGCCTTGCGACGGCTGTTGAACGACGTGACGGCATTTCCAAGATCCGAAGCCTGTTCGCGCGTAACAACGCGGGCGGGCGCTTGGTGATGGACGTCCGCTTGAAGGACGATGACGTTGACTGGCGCTATCGTCTTGCGATCCGGGGTGAGAAGGGCGGGTTGAACCGTCCAATCGTGTACGAAGAGCTGGTCGAGAGGGATGGCGAGGTCCTACTCAGCAGGCCGGATCAGTCCGACAATCGCGATGCTGAGCGACTGACGCAAACACATCTCGAGCAAATAGCTCAGAATGAGAGCTTTCGGCCGCTCGCCGAGTTCTTCAGCAGGGCACAGTACTTCCATCTGGTTCCCCAGATCATACGAAACCCGGGGCGCCTATCCGTCGAGTCGGCAGATCCCTACGGCGGAGACTTCATCACCCGAATCAACTCGTTCTCTGCGAAGACGCGCGACGCTTGGCTCCGACGTATGACCATAGCGCTAAGTGCCGCGGTACCGGAGTTCGAGTCGCTCTCTCTTGAGATCGACTCCGCGGGACGACCGCACCTCGTTGCTGGCTACAGAAACTGGAGGAAACGCCCAGCCCGTCAGAGTGAAGTGGACTTTTCCGACGGGACATTACGTCTCGTTGGGCTGTTATGGACGTTGGTTAGCACCCCAGCCAATGCGGGGGTCCTGCTACTCGAGGAGCCTGAGCTTTCCTTGAATGCCGCCATAGTTCGTCTGATCCCCACAATGCTGGCTTCCGTCCAGCGCGATCGCGCCATGCAGGTCGTGATGTCGACGCATGCACCCGAGTTGCTCGACGATGAGGGCGTGCGCGCGAGCGAAGTTCTTGTACTTCGGGTGACCAACGACGGGACGTTTGCTGAGCCGCTCAGCAGCATTGCGGGAGTTGAGGGTGAGCTGAGTGCTGGCCTTCCCAAGTCAGAGATTGTCTCAAGCCTCATCTCGCCGACTGATCTCGACGAACTTCTTAACATCGGGCGCACACGACGGTGA
- a CDS encoding glutamate synthase subunit beta, translating into MADPKGFLKTTERELPARRPVPVRIMDWKEVYEPGDTAVLRRQAGRCMDCGIPFCHKGCPLGNLIPEWNDLTWRGEGRAAIERLHATNNFPEFTGRLCPAPCESSCVLGINQPAVTIKQIEVSTIDEAFANGWVEPEPPARLTGKTVAVVGSGPAGLAAAQQLTRAGHTVAVYERDDRIGGLLRYGIPDFKMEKRHLESRLRQMQDEGTRFRAGVEIGKDISWSDLRARYDAVVIATGATLPRELAIPGRDLAGVHFAMEYLIESNKAVAGDQVPQQIHAEGKHVIVIGGGDTGADCIGTAHRQGALSVTNLAIGKQPPASRPDHQPWPMTPTVFEVSSAHEEGGERSFLASTVEFLGNEAGEVRALRVAETEYLPDGRRVPRSGTEREIPADLILIAMGFTGPERTELESQLGTVFTGRGNVERGDDYQTTAPGVFVAGDAGRGQSLIVWAIAEGRAAAAAVDEYLMGRTSLPSPVRPTDVAIGLQPA; encoded by the coding sequence GTGGCTGACCCGAAGGGCTTCCTGAAGACCACCGAGCGCGAGCTCCCGGCGCGCCGGCCGGTTCCCGTGCGCATCATGGACTGGAAAGAGGTCTACGAGCCGGGCGACACCGCCGTCCTGCGTCGTCAGGCCGGCCGCTGCATGGACTGCGGCATCCCGTTCTGCCACAAGGGCTGCCCGCTGGGCAACCTGATCCCGGAGTGGAACGACCTCACCTGGCGCGGCGAAGGTCGCGCGGCGATCGAGCGCCTGCACGCCACGAACAACTTCCCGGAGTTCACGGGACGGCTCTGCCCCGCTCCGTGCGAGAGCTCGTGCGTGCTGGGCATCAACCAGCCGGCGGTGACGATCAAGCAGATCGAGGTCTCGACGATCGACGAGGCCTTCGCCAACGGCTGGGTGGAGCCCGAGCCGCCGGCGCGGCTGACCGGCAAGACCGTCGCGGTCGTCGGCTCCGGTCCGGCCGGACTCGCCGCAGCCCAGCAACTGACACGCGCGGGCCACACCGTCGCGGTGTACGAGCGCGACGACCGCATCGGAGGCCTGCTGCGCTACGGCATCCCCGACTTCAAGATGGAGAAGCGTCACCTCGAGTCGCGCCTGCGTCAGATGCAGGACGAGGGCACGCGGTTCCGCGCGGGCGTCGAGATCGGCAAGGACATCTCGTGGAGCGATCTGCGCGCCCGCTACGACGCGGTCGTCATCGCGACCGGCGCCACCCTGCCCCGAGAGCTCGCCATCCCCGGACGTGACCTCGCCGGTGTGCACTTCGCGATGGAGTACCTCATCGAGTCGAACAAGGCCGTCGCCGGCGACCAGGTGCCGCAGCAGATCCACGCCGAGGGCAAGCACGTCATCGTCATCGGCGGGGGTGACACCGGTGCGGACTGCATCGGGACCGCACACCGCCAGGGTGCGCTGAGCGTCACGAACCTCGCGATCGGCAAGCAGCCGCCGGCCAGCCGGCCCGATCACCAGCCGTGGCCGATGACACCGACCGTCTTCGAAGTCTCGTCGGCACACGAGGAGGGCGGGGAGCGCAGCTTCCTGGCCTCGACGGTGGAGTTCCTGGGCAACGAGGCGGGAGAGGTGCGCGCTCTCCGCGTTGCGGAGACGGAATACCTCCCCGACGGCCGCCGGGTTCCGCGCAGCGGCACCGAGCGCGAGATCCCCGCTGACCTCATCCTCATCGCGATGGGTTTTACCGGCCCCGAACGCACCGAACTCGAATCGCAGCTCGGTACCGTGTTCACGGGCCGCGGCAACGTCGAGCGCGGCGATGACTACCAGACGACCGCGCCCGGCGTGTTCGTCGCCGGAGACGCCGGGCGTGGCCAGTCCCTGATCGTCTGGGCGATCGCGGAGGGTCGCGCCGCGGCGGCGGCCGTCGACGAGTACCTCATGGGACGCACGAGCCTGCCGTCACCGGTGCGCCCGACCGACGTCGCGATCGGCCTTCAGCCCGCGTAG